The Terriglobales bacterium nucleotide sequence CGCATCAGGTCCTCGGCCGTTACGGCTCGGCGCAGGTGCTGCTCAAGCCGGCCTCCGAAGGCACGGGCGTGATCGCCGGCGGTCCGGTGCGCAAGGTCATGCAGGTGGCGGGCATCACCAACGTGCTGACCAAGTCGATCGGCACCTCCAACCCGCACAACGTCGTCAAGGCCACGTTTGCGGCGCTTCTTGGTTTGAAAGATGCCGCGCAGGTCGCCGAGACGCGCTCGAAAACTGTGGACGAAATCAGCGGCCGGACCTCCAAAGAGAAGGCTGCCGTCGGTGAGAGCAACGCATGACCGCGCAAAAGAAATCCGCCGGAAAAACCTCCGGCACCGTGAAGATAAAATGGGTGGTCAGCTTTATTGGCTGCACCGATGATATGCGCCAAACCGTCCGCGGCCTCGGTTTGCGGAGATTGCATCAAGTGGTCGAGCGTCAGGACACGCCGGCGGTGCGCGGCATGATTCACAAGGTCCGGCACCTCGTGGAAGTGGTGGAGTAGAGCCATGGCGAAAAAGAAAGCAAGCCGCCCGCGCAAGGGCGGCCAGCACAAGCCGGCAACCCCCGCGTCGAAAGAGCGCTCCGCGTTTTCGCTCGCGCATTTGCATCCGCCGGCGGGTTCGCGCCACCGAAAAGTCCGCGTCGGCCGCGGCATGGGTTCCAAGCTCGGCAAAACCGCCGGCGCAGGCAACAAGGGCCAGCAGTCCCGCCGGGGCTATTCGCGCCGCCGTGGATTTGAAGGCGGCCAGATGCCGCTGCATCGCCGCATCCCCAAGCGCGGCTTTCACAATTTGTTTGGCGTCACCTATTCCGTAGTGAACCTGGGCGAGCTCAACGTTTTCCCCGCCGGGGAAACCGTGACGCCCGAATTGCTGCGCGCCCATGGCTTTGTCCGCCGTCCCCTGGATCCCATCAAGGTTCTGGGCGATGGCGAACTCACCACCAAGCTGGCGATTCACGCCCACGCGTTCAGCGCGTCGGCTAAGGAAAAAATCGCCAAGGCCGGTGGGACGTTTGAGGTTGTAGCGTAAGTATCGGGGAATTGCGATGAACCGTTTTATCGAAGCCATCCGAAACATGTTCCGCGTCGAAGATTTGCGGAACCGCATTCTGTTTACGCTGGCGCTGCTGGCGGTCTATCGCATTGGTGCGTACATTCCCACGCCCGGTATCAACGTCGCGGAAGTCGAGCGCCTCTTCAGCGCGGCGCAGGGCTCGGCGCTGGGCCTCTTCGATCTTTTCAGCGGGGGCACCTTCCGCCGCATGACCATTTTCGCGCTGGGCATCATGCCTTACATCACGGCATCGATCATCCTGCAATTGATGCAGGTGGTTTTCCCGTACCTCGAGCGCCTGCAAAAAGAAGGCGAGTTGGGCCGCCAGAAAATCACGCAATATACGCGCTATTTGACCATCGCGCTCAGCATCATCCAGTCGCTGACCATCGCGGGCGCGCTGCAATCGCAGCCCAATCTCGTTTATCACCCCGGCCTTCCTTTTATTTTGATGACCGTTCTTACCCTGACCACCGGCTCCGCCTTCATCATGTGGCTGGGCGAGCAGATTAGCGAACGCGGCATCGGCAACGGCATGTCCCTGATCATTTTTGTCGGCATCGTAGTCGGCCTGCCGCGCGGCATTCAGGACCTCTGGGAAAAGGAAGTCACCGGCGCATTCGGTCCGCTTACCACGCTCGGCCTGATTTTTCTCGTTATCCTCATGATCGCCGTCGTTGCCTTTATCGTCTATATGGAAGGCGGCCAGCGCCGCATTCCCGTGCAGTATGCCAAGCGCGTGGTAGGCCGCCGCGTGATGGGCGGGCAATCGTCCTATCTCCCGCTGCGCGTCAACTCCGGCGGCGTGATTCCGCCGATTTTTGCGAGCTCGCTGTTAGCGTTTCCCGCCACCATCGCCCTGGCCATGAATCACCGTTACGCGTTTGTCGACTCCATCAAGTCTTATCTCTCCTGGGGCGAGCCGTTGTACGACTTGGTTTACATCACGCTGATCATGCTGTTCTGCTTCTTCTACATCGGGATTGTTTTCAACCCCACGGAGCTTGCCGATAATATGCGCAAGAACGGCGGCTTTATCCCGGGGATCCGGCCGGGCCGCACCACTTCCGAGCATGTCAGCAAAATCTTGAAGCGGCTTACGTTTATTGCCGGAATTTACCTGGCAGCGGTCTGCTTGCTCCCGGAATGGCTGATTACCGGAGTTCACCTCGACCATCTGGGCCTCGGCATCGGCCCGTGGTTTGACAGCCACTTCCCCACCTGGTTTCTGAAAGGGCTGGGAGTGAGCTTTTATTTTGGCGGCACCTCGCTTCTGATTGTCGTCGGTGTGGCCATGGACACCGTGCAGCAGATTGAAGCTCAGTTGGTGATGCGGAATTACGAAGGGTTTGCGCGGAAGGGCCGGTTGCGTTCGCGGCACTAAGGGGAGACAGGCGGAGTGGCTCCGGAGACACGGGCCCCGGAAAGACTGGACCGCGCGGTGATTTTTCTTGGGCCTCCGGGCGCAGGGAAAGGCACGCAAGCGAAAGAGCTGGCCAAGCTTTACCGTGTGCCGCATCTTTCCACCGGCGACATGTTTCGCGAGC carries:
- the rplO gene encoding 50S ribosomal protein L15; protein product: MAKKKASRPRKGGQHKPATPASKERSAFSLAHLHPPAGSRHRKVRVGRGMGSKLGKTAGAGNKGQQSRRGYSRRRGFEGGQMPLHRRIPKRGFHNLFGVTYSVVNLGELNVFPAGETVTPELLRAHGFVRRPLDPIKVLGDGELTTKLAIHAHAFSASAKEKIAKAGGTFEVVA
- the rpmD gene encoding 50S ribosomal protein L30 translates to MTAQKKSAGKTSGTVKIKWVVSFIGCTDDMRQTVRGLGLRRLHQVVERQDTPAVRGMIHKVRHLVEVVE
- the rpsE gene encoding 30S ribosomal protein S5 encodes the protein MSKQILRDSLAVRRLLEVNPSDLKDDVIAINRVTKVVKGGKNLSFSALVVVGDSHGHAGFGMGKAREVPMAIKKGIEQAKKNLIKLNLKGSTIPHQVLGRYGSAQVLLKPASEGTGVIAGGPVRKVMQVAGITNVLTKSIGTSNPHNVVKATFAALLGLKDAAQVAETRSKTVDEISGRTSKEKAAVGESNA
- the secY gene encoding preprotein translocase subunit SecY, with translation MNRFIEAIRNMFRVEDLRNRILFTLALLAVYRIGAYIPTPGINVAEVERLFSAAQGSALGLFDLFSGGTFRRMTIFALGIMPYITASIILQLMQVVFPYLERLQKEGELGRQKITQYTRYLTIALSIIQSLTIAGALQSQPNLVYHPGLPFILMTVLTLTTGSAFIMWLGEQISERGIGNGMSLIIFVGIVVGLPRGIQDLWEKEVTGAFGPLTTLGLIFLVILMIAVVAFIVYMEGGQRRIPVQYAKRVVGRRVMGGQSSYLPLRVNSGGVIPPIFASSLLAFPATIALAMNHRYAFVDSIKSYLSWGEPLYDLVYITLIMLFCFFYIGIVFNPTELADNMRKNGGFIPGIRPGRTTSEHVSKILKRLTFIAGIYLAAVCLLPEWLITGVHLDHLGLGIGPWFDSHFPTWFLKGLGVSFYFGGTSLLIVVGVAMDTVQQIEAQLVMRNYEGFARKGRLRSRH